A DNA window from Nitrospinota bacterium contains the following coding sequences:
- a CDS encoding pyridoxal phosphate-dependent aminotransferase — MRLAKRVGRVNPSVTLELTAKVRAMQAAGQDVIGFGAGEPDFDTPGPIKEAAAKALADGFTKHTPVGGTLELRAAIVEKFARENGLSYTPEEILVSCGSKHCLYNLFQACLEAGDEVLILEPYWVSYPEMVALADATPVFVPPADDGSFKVQPDTLRAHLTDRSRAVIINSPCNPTGAAYTEEELRALAAVAEEADLLIVSDEIYEHIVYDGFKPVSIAAISEEIKARTMVANGFSKSFSMTGWRLGYIAGDKGVIAAMTTIQSQSTSNPTSFAQWGAVEALRAPLKEVEAMLSEFTRRRAVMVKGLNSIDGITCSTPQGAFYTFPDVSGLFGRRFKESELQGSLDVSAFLLEEANVAVVPGIPFGDDRCLRLSFALSLEDIEEGLARIGKAVSSLS; from the coding sequence ATGCGACTCGCAAAGAGGGTGGGCCGCGTCAACCCTTCGGTCACCCTGGAGCTCACCGCCAAGGTCCGGGCCATGCAGGCGGCCGGCCAAGACGTCATCGGTTTTGGGGCCGGCGAGCCCGATTTCGACACCCCGGGGCCAATCAAGGAAGCGGCCGCCAAGGCCCTCGCCGACGGCTTTACAAAGCATACCCCAGTGGGAGGCACCCTCGAGCTAAGGGCCGCGATCGTGGAGAAGTTCGCGCGGGAGAACGGCCTCAGCTACACCCCCGAGGAAATTCTGGTCTCCTGCGGGTCGAAGCACTGCCTCTACAATCTCTTCCAGGCATGCCTGGAGGCCGGGGATGAGGTGCTCATCCTTGAGCCCTACTGGGTGAGCTACCCTGAGATGGTCGCCCTGGCCGATGCCACACCGGTCTTCGTCCCGCCCGCCGACGACGGCAGCTTCAAAGTCCAGCCCGATACCCTTAGGGCTCACCTCACGGACCGCTCGCGGGCCGTCATCATCAACAGCCCCTGCAACCCCACGGGGGCGGCCTACACCGAAGAGGAGCTCCGGGCTCTGGCGGCTGTGGCCGAGGAGGCTGACTTACTAATTGTGAGCGATGAGATTTACGAGCACATCGTCTACGACGGATTCAAGCCGGTGAGCATCGCCGCCATATCGGAGGAGATCAAGGCCCGCACCATGGTCGCAAACGGGTTCTCCAAATCCTTCAGCATGACCGGCTGGCGGCTCGGCTACATCGCCGGCGACAAGGGCGTTATCGCCGCGATGACCACTATACAGAGCCAGTCTACCTCCAACCCAACATCCTTCGCCCAGTGGGGCGCCGTCGAGGCGCTGCGCGCCCCTCTGAAAGAGGTGGAGGCGATGTTGAGCGAGTTCACCCGTCGCCGCGCCGTCATGGTAAAGGGCCTGAACTCCATCGACGGAATCACCTGCTCCACCCCGCAGGGGGCGTTCTACACCTTTCCGGACGTCTCGGGCCTCTTCGGGCGGCGGTTCAAAGAGAGCGAGCTTCAAGGCTCTCTCGATGTGTCGGCCTTCTTGCTTGAAGAGGCCAATGTGGCGGTCGTCCCAGGGATCCCTTTCGGCGACGACCGCTGCCTTAGGCTCTCATTCGCCTTGAGCCTGGAGGACATTGAAGAAGGCCTCGCACGGATCGGAAAAGCCGTCTCCAGTCTCTCCTGA
- a CDS encoding peptide-binding protein, which translates to MRIRRILFALPILVGASFLLAFLVARGNFDRRINQLVVSSIGDAEKLNPILLTDASSSFIAGLVFNGLVKYDETQKHLIGELAHHWTVTQKTFVYLDPSAGLTSTDAAERLGAHLGREGRATYKVEGIEPIGPTSLVVHLATAGKAIEKPLLAALPSGAVAPITLVTVRLDTRAALPDGAPLSSNILGSRLKKSLEEKPLRAGRLLELDPEHSGRLILKVLGPAELTVERVEGLIATLTKDAGRPPDKPVGSVINREVLVADHRPSITFFLRDGVRWHDGAPFSAEDVKFTYEKLMDERTQTVRRPNFELVSSVEVIDPLTVRVTYKRPYAPSLEAWGIGIIPKHLLADDPDINTASFNRRPIGTGAFKFYEWVSDEQITVVANEDYWEGRPLLDRIAFRIIPEAALKELEFMTSEVDQDNPQPHQYARIAADERFRVFRRVGNGYTYIGWNLTNPLFADRKVRRALTHAINREEIIEYILHGLGVIATGPFPPQMWYANNDIRPLAYDPALAKRLLAEAGWRDTDGDGILDKDGRPFRFRLITNNGNVARQNVTVLVQRQLREVGIDVEILLYEWSVFISRKINPRDFEACVLGWSLGLDPDIYEIWHSSQGEKGFNFVGYDNPAVDRLIEEGRTEYDQATRTRIYRKIHRLIHEDQPYTFLFVGEGTPALHRGAFKLLETAPDGRELLRPIDMPKAGLFYHLIRWMRTTGPVLTPS; encoded by the coding sequence ATGCGCATCCGACGGATCCTCTTCGCCCTGCCCATTCTAGTTGGGGCATCTTTTCTGCTGGCATTTCTCGTAGCTCGGGGTAATTTCGACCGAAGAATCAACCAGCTTGTCGTCAGCTCCATAGGCGACGCTGAAAAGCTTAACCCCATACTCCTGACCGACGCATCCAGTAGCTTCATAGCCGGGCTCGTCTTCAACGGCCTGGTCAAGTACGATGAGACCCAAAAGCACCTAATAGGCGAGCTGGCCCACCATTGGACCGTCACACAGAAGACGTTCGTCTATCTTGATCCGTCCGCCGGGCTCACCTCCACCGATGCGGCCGAGCGGCTTGGGGCCCACCTGGGACGGGAGGGACGAGCCACCTATAAGGTGGAAGGCATTGAGCCGATTGGACCGACGAGCCTGGTCGTGCATCTGGCTACGGCGGGGAAGGCCATCGAGAAACCCCTGCTGGCCGCATTGCCCAGCGGGGCCGTCGCGCCGATCACCCTCGTGACCGTGCGTTTAGACACCAGAGCCGCCCTCCCCGACGGCGCCCCCCTTTCATCGAACATCCTGGGCTCCCGGCTAAAGAAGTCGCTAGAGGAGAAACCCCTGCGGGCTGGCCGCCTCTTGGAGCTTGACCCGGAGCACTCCGGTCGTCTGATTCTAAAGGTCCTTGGACCCGCAGAGCTTACTGTCGAGCGGGTCGAGGGCCTCATCGCCACCCTCACCAAGGATGCCGGGCGTCCGCCGGACAAGCCCGTCGGATCCGTCATCAATCGAGAGGTGCTTGTCGCCGACCATCGGCCCAGCATCACCTTTTTTCTGCGCGATGGGGTACGCTGGCACGACGGAGCTCCCTTCAGCGCCGAGGACGTGAAGTTCACCTACGAGAAGCTCATGGACGAACGGACCCAGACGGTCCGCCGACCAAACTTCGAGCTGGTGAGCTCCGTGGAGGTAATCGATCCCCTGACTGTGAGGGTCACCTACAAGCGGCCGTACGCCCCAAGCCTAGAGGCCTGGGGAATAGGGATTATCCCAAAACACCTCCTAGCGGACGACCCAGACATCAACACGGCCTCTTTCAACCGCCGCCCAATAGGCACGGGGGCCTTTAAATTCTACGAGTGGGTCAGCGACGAGCAGATAACGGTGGTTGCCAACGAAGACTACTGGGAGGGGCGTCCCCTGCTCGACCGGATCGCCTTCCGGATCATTCCAGAGGCGGCCCTGAAGGAGCTGGAGTTCATGACGAGCGAGGTAGACCAAGACAATCCCCAGCCACACCAGTACGCCCGAATTGCGGCCGATGAGCGCTTTCGTGTCTTCAGGCGGGTCGGCAACGGTTACACCTACATCGGCTGGAACCTCACCAACCCCCTTTTCGCCGACCGGAAGGTTCGTCGGGCCCTGACCCACGCGATTAATCGGGAGGAGATCATCGAGTACATCCTGCATGGACTGGGTGTCATCGCCACGGGGCCCTTCCCGCCGCAGATGTGGTACGCTAACAACGATATTCGACCGCTGGCGTACGATCCGGCCCTGGCGAAGCGTCTGCTGGCCGAAGCGGGGTGGCGCGACACCGACGGCGACGGCATCCTAGATAAGGACGGCCGCCCCTTTCGCTTCCGGCTCATAACGAACAACGGCAACGTTGCTAGGCAAAACGTAACCGTGCTCGTGCAAAGGCAGCTTCGGGAGGTGGGCATCGACGTCGAGATTCTCCTCTACGAGTGGAGCGTCTTCATCTCCCGGAAAATCAACCCCAGAGATTTCGAGGCCTGCGTGCTCGGCTGGAGCCTGGGGCTCGATCCCGACATATACGAAATTTGGCACTCCAGCCAAGGGGAAAAAGGCTTTAATTTCGTGGGCTACGACAACCCTGCCGTGGACCGGCTCATCGAGGAGGGCCGGACCGAGTACGACCAGGCCACGCGAACCCGCATCTACCGGAAAATCCACAGGCTCATTCACGAGGATCAGCCATACACCTTCCTCTTTGTGGGCGAGGGGACCCCCGCCCTCCACCGGGGAGCCTTCAAACTGCTGGAGACCGCCCCCGACGGACGAGAGCTCCTTCGGCCCATAGACATGCCCAAGGCGGGACTGTTCTACCACCTGATCCGGTGGATGCGCACCACTGGGCCTGTTCTGACCCCTAGTTAG
- a CDS encoding triose-phosphate isomerase, with protein MRTPFIAGNWKMHKTVEESVDFARGLLKALRDFNGVEVAVAPPFTALRPVAEVLEGSSIRLAAQNIFWEDSGAFTGEISGPMLVGVGCSHVIIGHSERRQLFGETDATVNKRLFAALAAGLHPIMCIGETLEMRNDGKTFEVVASQLDAGLTNVGADQMESVVIAYEPVWAIGTGITATPEQAEEVHRLIRNSLAESRGMALAQKTRILYGGSVKPDNIRDLMACENIDGALVGGASLQVDSFAAIVGFNKGS; from the coding sequence GTGCGGACCCCCTTCATCGCCGGTAATTGGAAGATGCACAAGACGGTCGAAGAGTCGGTGGACTTTGCTAGAGGGCTCCTGAAGGCCCTCAGAGATTTTAATGGGGTCGAGGTCGCTGTGGCCCCACCCTTCACCGCATTGCGTCCGGTCGCGGAGGTCCTAGAGGGCAGCTCCATCCGACTGGCCGCCCAGAACATCTTCTGGGAGGATAGCGGGGCCTTTACGGGTGAGATAAGCGGGCCTATGCTAGTGGGGGTCGGCTGCAGCCATGTCATCATCGGACACTCCGAGAGGCGCCAGCTTTTCGGGGAGACCGACGCTACCGTCAACAAACGTCTCTTCGCAGCCCTTGCCGCTGGCCTTCATCCCATTATGTGCATCGGAGAGACGCTGGAGATGCGCAACGACGGCAAAACCTTCGAGGTAGTTGCAAGCCAGCTCGACGCCGGGCTCACAAACGTCGGCGCCGATCAGATGGAAAGCGTAGTAATCGCCTATGAACCTGTCTGGGCCATAGGGACGGGGATTACGGCCACACCCGAACAGGCTGAGGAGGTTCATCGCCTCATCCGAAACTCCCTGGCCGAGAGTCGTGGGATGGCCCTTGCCCAAAAGACGCGAATCCTTTATGGTGGAAGTGTGAAGCCTGACAATATTAGAGACCTCATGGCCTGTGAGAACATCGATGGAGCCCTCGTAGGAGGAGCCAGCCTCCAGGTGGATAGCTTTGCCGCCATCGTAGGGTTCAATAAAGGGTCATAG
- a CDS encoding ABC transporter permease, translating to MMIHLAPGTPIGLTLDPKVSPAVIEQMRKNFHLDEPYHRQYWYWLRDMATGELKSFKDGRPVFTKILERLPATILLNLVATIISFSIAIPLGVYSATHQYSRGDHATTILSFIGISMPSFWLAYLLILLLVQGFGLPVLGARTFGLQELSIGATIADRLWHLLVPSLVIAFGSVAALSRYMRGSMLEVTRQDYITTARAKGLSEEDVRYRHALRNALMPMITIFGFLIPELIGGSVIIETVFAYPGIGRLAFQSVLSRDYPTVMTLLAIAAVLTLIGNLVADLLYAVVDPRVQYD from the coding sequence ATGATGATTCACCTCGCGCCGGGAACACCTATAGGGCTGACCCTCGATCCAAAGGTCTCCCCGGCGGTAATCGAGCAGATGCGCAAGAACTTCCACCTGGATGAGCCCTACCACCGTCAATACTGGTACTGGCTGCGGGATATGGCGACAGGGGAGCTCAAGAGCTTCAAGGATGGCCGACCCGTCTTCACGAAGATTCTCGAACGGCTGCCGGCGACGATCCTTCTCAACCTCGTGGCCACCATCATCAGCTTCTCGATAGCCATCCCCTTGGGCGTCTACTCCGCCACCCACCAATACTCCAGGGGGGACCATGCCACCACCATCTTATCGTTCATCGGGATATCAATGCCGAGCTTCTGGCTGGCCTACCTCCTCATTCTTCTGCTCGTCCAGGGGTTCGGGTTGCCGGTCCTCGGGGCTCGGACTTTCGGCCTCCAGGAGCTCTCGATCGGGGCGACGATTGCCGACCGGCTCTGGCACCTGCTGGTGCCCTCGTTGGTCATCGCCTTTGGCTCGGTCGCGGCTCTGTCGCGCTACATGCGGGGCAGCATGCTGGAGGTGACCCGCCAAGACTACATCACCACGGCCCGTGCAAAGGGGCTCTCCGAGGAGGACGTCCGATATCGACACGCGCTTAGAAACGCCCTCATGCCCATGATAACCATCTTCGGCTTCCTCATCCCCGAGCTCATCGGGGGCAGCGTAATCATTGAGACGGTATTTGCGTACCCGGGAATCGGGCGACTTGCTTTTCAGTCGGTCCTCTCCCGCGACTATCCAACCGTGATGACGCTTCTGGCGATTGCTGCGGTCTTAACGCTCATCGGCAACCTTGTGGCCGACCTTCTCTATGCCGTCGTGGACCCAAGGGTCCAGTACGACTGA
- a CDS encoding phosphoglycerate kinase translates to MKKTIKDIDVKGKRVFVRVDYNVPLDDDGQIRDDTRIRATLPTIEYLITRGARLILASHLGRPKGSRQPGMSLKTVGERLAELLRRPVEMAEDCAGEGVQHLIDGLAEGNILLLENLRFHPGEEANDEAFCQALAALGDLYVNDAFGSAHRAHASTTGITLLLQPAVAGFLMEAELSALHRILHSYESPFIAILGGEKVSDKIGVIDNLLAKIDTLLIGGAMAYTFLKTQGIAVGNSLVEDDKLIVASTILRDAEEKKVDLRLPLDHVAGEKIAPDAKTAITEGPAIPEGFMGLDIGPMTTAAYREVIAGAKTILWNGPMGVFEIEAFAAGTKAIAEAVADSQAVSVVGGGDSVAAVHAAGVGDRIGHICTGGGASLEFLQGKELPGVAALDDREG, encoded by the coding sequence ATGAAAAAAACCATCAAGGATATCGATGTCAAAGGCAAGCGGGTCTTCGTCCGGGTCGATTACAACGTTCCTCTGGACGACGATGGGCAAATCAGGGACGACACACGCATCAGGGCCACTCTGCCCACCATCGAATACCTTATCACTAGAGGGGCAAGGCTCATTCTTGCCTCGCACCTCGGCCGCCCCAAGGGAAGTCGGCAGCCCGGGATGAGCCTGAAGACCGTTGGCGAGCGCTTGGCCGAGCTCCTTCGACGGCCTGTGGAGATGGCCGAAGACTGCGCTGGTGAGGGCGTGCAGCATCTGATAGACGGCCTGGCCGAAGGCAACATCCTTTTGCTGGAAAACCTCCGTTTCCACCCCGGAGAAGAGGCCAACGACGAAGCTTTCTGCCAAGCTCTGGCTGCCCTCGGCGACCTCTACGTAAACGATGCCTTCGGAAGCGCTCACAGGGCCCACGCCTCCACCACGGGTATCACCCTCCTCCTCCAGCCAGCGGTGGCCGGGTTCCTCATGGAAGCAGAGTTGAGCGCCCTGCACCGCATCCTCCACAGCTATGAATCGCCTTTCATCGCCATTCTAGGCGGGGAGAAGGTATCGGACAAAATTGGAGTCATCGATAACCTTTTGGCGAAGATAGACACCCTCCTCATCGGAGGAGCAATGGCCTACACCTTTCTCAAGACCCAGGGCATCGCTGTAGGCAACTCTCTGGTGGAAGACGACAAGCTAATCGTTGCGTCCACCATCCTCAGGGACGCCGAAGAAAAAAAGGTCGACCTACGGCTGCCGTTGGACCACGTAGCCGGAGAAAAGATAGCCCCCGATGCAAAGACGGCCATTACCGAGGGGCCCGCTATTCCCGAGGGTTTCATGGGCCTGGATATAGGGCCCATGACGACTGCCGCCTACAGAGAGGTTATCGCCGGGGCAAAGACCATTCTTTGGAACGGCCCCATGGGAGTTTTCGAGATCGAGGCCTTCGCCGCCGGTACGAAGGCGATCGCCGAAGCGGTCGCCGACAGTCAGGCCGTGAGCGTCGTCGGTGGTGGCGACAGCGTGGCCGCCGTCCATGCCGCCGGCGTAGGCGACCGCATCGGGCATATCTGCACCGGTGGCGGCGCGAGCCTCGAGTTCCTCCAGGGCAAGGAGCTTCCTGGTGTGGCGGCCCTAGACGACCGGGAAGGGTAG
- the coaD gene encoding pantetheine-phosphate adenylyltransferase has product MRKALYPGTFDPVTNGHLDIISRAAKLVDELIVAVAESPQKTPLFNLEDRLRFMKEGCQGIRNVRVESFSTLLIDYAKSVGAHTIIRGLRAVSDFEYEFQMALMNRTIDPEVETVFMVPGNEYTFLSSRIVKEVAAYGGKVESLVPPIVQQALEQKLLTRR; this is encoded by the coding sequence ATGCGAAAAGCGCTCTACCCCGGGACCTTTGACCCGGTCACCAACGGGCACCTGGACATTATCTCCAGGGCGGCGAAGCTCGTCGACGAGCTCATCGTCGCGGTGGCCGAGAGCCCGCAGAAAACCCCCCTGTTCAACCTGGAAGACCGGCTGCGCTTCATGAAGGAGGGGTGTCAGGGAATACGCAACGTCCGTGTGGAGTCCTTCTCCACGCTCTTGATAGACTACGCCAAGTCGGTGGGCGCCCATACGATTATTCGAGGCCTTAGAGCGGTTAGCGACTTCGAGTACGAGTTCCAGATGGCCCTGATGAACCGCACGATCGACCCCGAGGTGGAGACCGTCTTCATGGTGCCGGGCAATGAGTATACCTTTCTCTCCTCCCGCATCGTCAAGGAAGTCGCCGCGTACGGAGGGAAGGTGGAGAGCCTCGTCCCCCCGATCGTTCAGCAGGCACTTGAGCAGAAACTACTTACCAGGCGGTAG
- the gap gene encoding type I glyceraldehyde-3-phosphate dehydrogenase: MAVKVGINGFGRIGRIVLRAALGREAVDVVAVNDITDAKTLGHLFKYDSVHGAFPGEVEVDDSSIVVDGKPITVLAERDPAALPWKKLGVEIVVESTGIFVDKEGAGKHLEAGAKKVIITAPAKEPDLTVVLGANEGSYDKTKHHIVSNASCTTNCLAPLAKVLNDNFGIVHGLMTTTHAYTNDQRILDLPHKDLRRARAGAVSMIPTTTGAASAVAEVLPELKGKLDGMAIRVPTPNVSLVDLVAELKSEVTEEEVLDAFRVAADGELKGILGLSEEPLVSIDFNGDPRSSIVDAESTRVIDKKMVKVLAWYDNEWAYSMRVVDLIEYIAGHGL; this comes from the coding sequence ATGGCGGTAAAAGTTGGCATCAACGGTTTCGGTCGTATCGGCCGCATTGTACTGCGAGCGGCGCTCGGGCGTGAGGCGGTTGATGTAGTGGCGGTCAACGATATTACGGACGCCAAGACGTTGGGCCACCTCTTCAAATACGACAGCGTCCACGGCGCATTCCCTGGCGAGGTCGAGGTTGACGACAGCTCAATCGTCGTGGACGGCAAGCCCATCACTGTGCTCGCCGAGAGAGACCCGGCCGCTCTTCCCTGGAAAAAGCTTGGCGTTGAGATTGTCGTAGAGTCTACGGGCATTTTCGTGGACAAAGAAGGAGCCGGAAAGCACTTGGAAGCCGGGGCGAAGAAGGTCATTATCACAGCGCCAGCAAAGGAGCCTGACCTAACCGTGGTCCTCGGGGCCAACGAAGGCTCCTACGACAAGACCAAACATCACATCGTCTCCAACGCCTCCTGCACCACCAACTGCCTGGCGCCGCTGGCGAAGGTCTTGAACGATAACTTCGGCATCGTCCACGGCCTCATGACCACCACCCACGCCTACACCAACGACCAGCGGATCCTCGACCTCCCTCACAAGGATCTCCGGAGGGCCCGGGCGGGCGCCGTCTCGATGATTCCCACCACGACTGGAGCGGCGTCAGCGGTTGCCGAGGTCTTACCTGAACTCAAGGGCAAACTCGACGGGATGGCCATCCGCGTACCCACGCCCAACGTCTCGTTGGTGGACCTCGTCGCGGAGCTCAAAAGCGAGGTCACCGAGGAGGAAGTTTTGGATGCGTTCAGGGTTGCAGCCGATGGGGAGCTTAAGGGCATCCTCGGTCTCAGCGAGGAGCCGCTGGTCTCTATCGATTTCAACGGCGACCCCCGCTCCTCAATCGTGGACGCCGAGTCCACCCGCGTGATCGACAAAAAGATGGTTAAGGTGCTCGCCTGGTACGACAACGAGTGGGCCTACTCTATGCGGGTGGTGGACCTTATTGAGTACATCGCCGGCCATGGATTATAG
- the secG gene encoding preprotein translocase subunit SecG — MLTLMILLHVSVCLALIIIILFQSGKGASIGAAFGGSSQTVFGSRGPASFLHKLTTVAAVIFMLTSLGLTIYKVRLGKGSIVTTQGRAPAPPQSPPSEAPAGR, encoded by the coding sequence ATGTTGACGCTCATGATACTCCTCCACGTCTCCGTATGCCTGGCGCTTATCATCATCATCTTATTCCAGTCGGGCAAGGGAGCGAGCATTGGAGCGGCATTTGGAGGCTCCAGCCAGACGGTGTTCGGCAGCCGGGGCCCCGCAAGCTTCCTTCACAAGCTCACAACCGTGGCTGCGGTCATCTTCATGTTGACCTCACTTGGTCTCACGATATATAAAGTAAGGCTTGGGAAGGGAAGCATCGTAACGACCCAGGGCAGAGCTCCCGCGCCCCCTCAATCACCTCCTTCGGAGGCCCCTGCCGGACGGTAG
- a CDS encoding alpha/beta hydrolase — protein sequence MPANVEASFPPARQIVAETACGPVPTAVYDVGGPDEHPPVLLLHGLGAWSYTWRHLIPGIAAKRRVVAVDLLGHGATDAPRRADYTPRGLLNHVEAALAALTVERAVWVGNSLGGGLALLEAIERPRAVAGLVLLAPAAYPQPMPRYLGLLRWPGVPAALQFLPAKHIVQATIGGAFYDATLLTPALVERYAAPLSARLRRRAVLEAGARLWPEDLEAIVSRVPDIEAETLVVWGEEDRVTPPPLADRYSEEIARSRIVMFSGCGHVPQEERPSEVLAEMLPFLDSLGE from the coding sequence GTGCCAGCGAACGTCGAGGCGTCCTTTCCCCCTGCCCGACAAATCGTGGCCGAGACCGCCTGCGGCCCTGTCCCTACGGCCGTCTACGATGTGGGTGGGCCCGACGAGCACCCTCCCGTCCTCTTGCTTCACGGCCTGGGTGCGTGGAGCTACACCTGGCGGCACCTCATTCCAGGAATCGCCGCTAAAAGGCGGGTGGTGGCGGTGGACCTGTTGGGCCACGGCGCCACCGACGCCCCCCGTCGAGCCGATTACACCCCCCGAGGGCTTTTGAACCACGTGGAGGCGGCGCTGGCCGCGTTGACGGTCGAGAGGGCTGTTTGGGTCGGAAACTCCCTCGGAGGAGGCCTGGCGCTGCTTGAGGCCATCGAGCGGCCAAGGGCGGTGGCGGGACTCGTGCTCCTGGCCCCTGCGGCGTACCCTCAGCCGATGCCCAGGTACCTGGGGCTCCTTCGATGGCCGGGAGTCCCGGCAGCGCTCCAATTCTTGCCGGCCAAACACATCGTGCAGGCAACCATTGGGGGGGCCTTCTACGACGCCACGTTGTTGACCCCAGCCCTGGTTGAGCGCTACGCCGCCCCCCTGAGCGCCCGGCTGCGGCGGCGGGCCGTCCTTGAGGCCGGAGCCCGCCTCTGGCCCGAGGACCTGGAGGCCATCGTTTCCCGGGTGCCTGATATCGAAGCCGAAACCCTTGTAGTGTGGGGAGAGGAGGACCGCGTCACACCGCCACCCTTGGCCGACCGCTACAGCGAGGAGATCGCCCGAAGCCGTATCGTGATGTTTTCGGGCTGCGGCCATGTGCCCCAGGAGGAGCGGCCCTCCGAGGTCCTCGCCGAGATGCTCCCTTTTCTCGACAGCTTGGGCGAGTAG
- a CDS encoding ABC transporter permease, which translates to MSLEREHVVDQEPVKAGEPYRPWAELAHRFATNRLALGGLVVIGALVAVSAVYFGLELTGGAWPYDPAATDVASRFLGPSLAHPLGTDHLGRDVLARMLFGARISLIVGFVAVGIAITIGVVVGATAGHFAGWVDNVLMRMVDIVICFPRFFLILTVVALVKPSLWNIIIVLGLTGWTGTARLIRGEILSLRERDFIQAARAVGAGAPRIILRHLIPNALTPVLVSATLGVAGAILTEAGLSFLGFGVQPPQPTWGNILTEGRLYIFDAWWLTVFPGLAILLTVLAFNLVGEALRDAWDPRLKV; encoded by the coding sequence ATGTCGCTCGAGCGTGAGCACGTTGTGGATCAGGAGCCGGTCAAGGCGGGCGAGCCGTACCGCCCGTGGGCCGAGCTCGCCCACCGTTTCGCAACCAACCGGCTCGCCCTGGGAGGGCTCGTGGTCATCGGCGCGCTTGTTGCGGTCTCGGCCGTCTACTTCGGCCTGGAGCTAACGGGAGGGGCTTGGCCCTACGACCCGGCGGCCACCGATGTGGCCAGTCGGTTTCTCGGCCCGTCTTTGGCTCACCCCCTCGGCACCGACCACCTGGGCCGCGACGTTCTCGCCCGCATGCTCTTCGGAGCCCGCATCTCCCTGATCGTTGGCTTCGTGGCTGTCGGCATCGCCATCACCATCGGGGTTGTCGTCGGGGCGACGGCGGGGCACTTCGCCGGGTGGGTCGATAACGTGCTGATGCGTATGGTGGACATCGTCATCTGCTTCCCCCGGTTCTTCCTCATTCTCACCGTCGTGGCGCTGGTCAAGCCCTCGCTGTGGAATATCATCATCGTGTTGGGGCTGACCGGCTGGACGGGGACGGCCAGGCTCATCAGGGGTGAGATTCTTTCGCTCCGGGAGCGGGATTTCATCCAGGCGGCCCGCGCCGTCGGGGCCGGGGCGCCCCGGATAATCCTCCGCCACCTCATCCCCAACGCCCTCACCCCCGTTCTGGTCTCGGCGACCCTTGGGGTGGCCGGGGCGATCCTGACCGAGGCGGGCCTCTCTTTTCTCGGATTCGGCGTCCAGCCGCCCCAGCCCACTTGGGGCAATATACTCACAGAAGGGCGCCTCTACATCTTCGACGCATGGTGGCTGACGGTCTTTCCGGGCCTGGCAATCCTTCTGACCGTCCTGGCCTTCAACCTCGTCGGCGAGGCCCTCCGCGACGCCTGGGACCCCAGGCTCAAAGTCTAA